The window CCAGGAGTACGCTGATGTTGTTCCAGAGCAAGATGAGAACGCCAGTGACCCTCCGAAAAACTGGCCAGAAACTGGAAACATCAAATTTGACAATCTCTCTTTAAAATATGTCCCTAACGAACcattgattttgaaaaatctcACATTTGATATAAACGGTAGGGAGAAAGTCGGTATTGTTGGACGTACTGGTGCGGGAAAGTCTTCAATTATTATGGCATTATTTAGACTGGCTGTGAATGAAGGAAGAATTATCATTGATGGAGTGGATATTGCAAAACTACCACTGACTAAGCTGAGAGCAAGCATATCAATAATTCCACAAGAGCCAGTGCTATTTTCAGGGACATTAAGGAAGAACTTGGATCCTTTCGATGAGTACACTGATGAAGtaagaatatattattaaattttataagtattCGATTGCCTCCCATTCTCCTTATTTCCAAGCTAAACTATTATAATTTCGCTGAATATCATAAGGATAAGCTAttattgaataattattattttatttattcatttacgGTTCATTCATGGACAATACAAAGTTATCAAAAGTAGCTAGCTTATATCTAGACTAAAATTCTGAGTACACATCATATACAtagaaatacatttaaaatcCTAAAACATCACATAcactttaaactttaaataaaatcttaaaataccTACATTAAAAGAAGCGGTCAAATAACAAACAGTATGCAAAATATcacaagttattttttaatgtacacTTAAGACGGCACAGCGATAAATCCAAAAGCCAACACTTATTTTCCAAAGTTATGTTATTTGCCTTATGAAGCTGTAAAGCCTGTATGAGACTCATTTTGCCCATAATTTCTTAAACTATTATTTGTATTCACTCATACATAAGAAAGCATATTAGGCACAAGCTATATAAGCATACAATTATATCTTGGGAAAGTCATATAGACTTTTTACCAAGTCTACTCAccaattattaacatttttttttgaataaaattcttGCAAAAAGAGTTGCTCCCTTTCAATGTAGCTATAGGCTTTTTGTTTGGGTAATTCAGAACATACTAATAGACTATTTGGACTGTTCAAAACGGTAGCTTTTGTGGGAAGGAATTGTAGTTAAGTAAAAtctgatttgaaaaaaaaaattacaattggACTTATTTCTCCACTTAAGCCTGAATTGTTCTCTGCCTGCCATATGGAAGTTAAAGAGTTCATTGGTTCTTTCCTTGTACCGATAGTATTTTTtcgtaatttatatttaaaattattttaaaatttattaataccCATCAATCTAATCCTATAGGCTATTTGGAGCGCCCTAGAAGAAGTAGAACTCAAGCAAGTAGTGTGCAACCTTCCACAAGGCCTTGAAAGCATAATGACTGAGGGTGGGACAAACTTTAGTGTAGGTCAACGTCAACTGGTCTGTTTGGCGCGTGCCATAgtcagaaataataaaattcttgtCCTGGATGAAGCAACTGCAAACGTAGACCCACAAACAGACGCCTTAATTCAAAACACAATTAGAACCAAATTTTCCAATTGCACAGTGCTTACTATTGCCCACAGGTTGCATACCATCATGGATTCTGATAAGGTGATAGTGATGGATGCTGGAAGGGTAGTAGAGGTTGGACATCCACATGACTTGTTGCAAAAGAAGGAGAATGGGGTGTTTTATGAGTTGGTTCAACAAACTGGAAAGTTCATGGCACAGAACTTGTGTATGATAGCACAGGAGGTATATTCatcacataatatttaaattattaattaattgaaataattatgttttagaATTATAGCAATATGGATAATAAGCTGTCTTAAAGTAAAAAGATTGCTTTGACTGACATGTACCTGATCCCCAGAATTGAATTgggataaataataaaaaacatattttgaagttatatatttaataattcaatttagtttaaaatttccTACATATAATCACTgtgggaaattaaaaaaatatagctgATAATAAAACTGATACCTTatagtattaaaataatagCATATCACTTACATAAAACTTAACTGTTCTTAGCCTTTTTAAACACTACACCTGACCcctttttaactatattttttccattgtGGATAACTCTCTTTTTGGGCTTTACATTCCAGGGTTCTAATTCAATACTAGAATAAATAATACTCCAATCACACACacatatcaatatttattaataaatgaaacttACTGTAAATTTTCTGTTTCAATATCCCCATGGTTTTGTGTAAACTGTTTCCAAAACATCTCATGTTGTTCATTGGTAAAAATGTTTAGTAGGAAATTGTTATTGTTCACTTGTAAGCTTTGCGGATtgaatttttcagtttttaggtCACCTACAACCAACTTCTTTGTGacaattaaaaagatatttataataaaacataaagaaaattttacatttaaggaCATACTCTACTTACTTCTTGATATTTCCCCCTTTTCCATTCTATACTCCTCTAATTCTCTATCCTTTTTTTCAACTAAATTTACCAACATTTGTTTctgtttttccaataaatagaTTGTCTTAAGTGAAGAAACCATAAACTCCTGCTTAAGctataaattgtataaattaCTTATGAAATTAAACATGAAAAAAAGACATACATTATCTTCACTTGTATCTCTTTCTCTTAGTTTCTGTAGAGCAATGGTATAGGTGAGCTTTTGTTCAAAAGCTCTGTTATTATCACAGTTCTTTTCAAATATCACTTGAAGCttatcatcaattttttctgtACATATgacaagatttttaaaa of the Anthonomus grandis grandis chromosome 3, icAntGran1.3, whole genome shotgun sequence genome contains:
- the LOC126734001 gene encoding uncharacterized protein LOC126734001 isoform X2, coding for MWKPFVDGNVLYLLQFKKVDGTFSFLVTNFSLFWKCDLTDDELVSNFKVKNPLIDATPDQIISNFLAILENFKNLVICTEKIDDKLQVIFEKNCDNNRAFEQKLTYTIALQKLRERDTSEDNEFMVSSLKTIYLLEKQKQMLVNLVEKKDRELEEYRMEKGEISRSDLKTEKFNPQSLQVNNNNFLLNIFTNEQHEMFWKQFTQNHGDIETENLHIELEPWNVKPKKRVIHNGKNIVKKGSGVVFKKAKNS
- the LOC126734001 gene encoding uncharacterized protein LOC126734001 isoform X1; this encodes MWKPFVDGNVLYLLQFKKVDGTFSFLVTNFSLFWKCDLTDDELVSNFKVKNPLIDATPDQIISNFLAILENFKNLVICTEKIDDKLQVIFEKNCDNNRAFEQKLTYTIALQKLRERDTSEDNLKQEFMVSSLKTIYLLEKQKQMLVNLVEKKDRELEEYRMEKGEISRSDLKTEKFNPQSLQVNNNNFLLNIFTNEQHEMFWKQFTQNHGDIETENLHIELEPWNVKPKKRVIHNGKNIVKKGSGVVFKKAKNS
- the LOC126734001 gene encoding uncharacterized protein LOC126734001 isoform X3, which gives rise to MWKPFVDGNVLYLLQFKKVDGTFSFLVTNFSLFWKCDLTDDELVSNFKVKNPLIDATPDQIISNFLAILENFKNLVICTEKIDDKLQVIFEKNCDNNRAFEQKLTYTIALQKLRERDTSEDNLKQEFMVSSLKTIYLLEKQKQMLVNLVEKKDRELEEYRMEKGEISRKVGCR